The Bacillus sp. Y1 genome has a window encoding:
- a CDS encoding glycoside hydrolase family 13 protein translates to MDQSWWKESVVYQIYPRSFKDSNGDGIGDLQGIIEKLDYLKELGVDIIWLSPVYKSPNDDNGYDVSDYQDVMDEFGTMADWEHLIQEMHDREMKLMMDLVVNHSSDEHRWFIEAKKSKDNPYRNYYIWRKGKDGKEPTNWESFFSGSAWEYDETTDEYFLHLFSKKQPDLNWENPKLRREVYDMMNWWIDKGVDGFRMDVINLISKAGYQDAPNMEGKKYVSGAEYFFNGPKIHEYLQEMNKEVLSKGVVTVGETPGVDVEQAKLYTGSDRNELNMVFQFEHMDLDSGPGGKWDLRPLKLKDLRDNFTKWQKGLEGEGWNSLYLNNHDQPRMVSRFGNDGKYRVESAKMLATFLHTLQGTPYIYQGEEIGMTNVKFDSIEEYKDIETLNMYNEKVKENKEDEAKVMESIYVKGRDNARTPVQWNASEHAGFTTGTPWIAVNPNYKEVNVEQAVADPDSIFHYYKQLIKLRKENDVIVYGTYDVLLDDHEQIYAYTRTLKKEKLLVILNFSDHRPVFRLPEDMICRDVEVLISNYEQPEEPDVSSIKLRPYEAVVYKYR, encoded by the coding sequence ATGGATCAATCATGGTGGAAAGAAAGTGTCGTTTATCAAATCTATCCTCGAAGCTTTAAGGATAGCAATGGAGATGGAATTGGTGACCTTCAAGGTATTATTGAAAAGCTTGATTATTTAAAGGAGCTTGGTGTTGATATCATTTGGCTGTCTCCTGTATATAAATCTCCAAACGACGATAATGGATACGATGTAAGCGATTACCAAGATGTTATGGATGAGTTTGGAACAATGGCAGATTGGGAACATTTGATTCAGGAGATGCATGACCGTGAAATGAAGCTCATGATGGACCTCGTAGTAAACCACTCATCAGATGAGCATCGTTGGTTCATTGAAGCAAAAAAGTCAAAGGACAACCCATACCGGAATTATTATATTTGGCGCAAGGGAAAGGATGGTAAAGAGCCAACGAACTGGGAATCATTCTTTAGCGGTTCGGCATGGGAGTATGATGAAACGACCGATGAATACTTTCTCCATCTTTTTAGTAAAAAGCAGCCTGATTTAAATTGGGAAAATCCGAAGCTTCGTAGAGAAGTATACGATATGATGAATTGGTGGATTGACAAGGGTGTCGATGGCTTCCGAATGGATGTGATTAATTTAATTTCTAAGGCCGGGTACCAGGATGCACCGAATATGGAAGGGAAAAAGTATGTGTCAGGTGCAGAGTATTTCTTTAATGGTCCTAAAATACATGAGTATTTACAGGAAATGAATAAAGAGGTGCTTTCAAAAGGTGTCGTTACGGTTGGTGAGACGCCAGGTGTAGATGTGGAGCAGGCAAAGCTTTATACAGGTTCAGATCGAAATGAGCTGAATATGGTGTTCCAATTTGAACATATGGATCTTGATTCAGGACCAGGTGGGAAATGGGATTTGCGTCCGTTAAAGTTAAAAGACTTGAGAGACAATTTTACCAAATGGCAAAAGGGGCTTGAAGGGGAAGGTTGGAATAGTTTGTACTTAAACAACCATGACCAGCCTCGTATGGTTTCTCGATTTGGAAATGACGGGAAGTATCGAGTAGAATCAGCAAAGATGCTTGCTACCTTCCTTCACACTCTACAAGGAACTCCTTATATTTATCAAGGTGAGGAAATCGGCATGACGAATGTCAAATTTGACTCCATTGAAGAGTATAAAGATATTGAAACACTGAATATGTATAACGAAAAGGTCAAAGAAAATAAGGAAGACGAAGCGAAAGTAATGGAATCGATCTATGTGAAAGGGAGGGACAATGCACGTACTCCGGTACAGTGGAATGCTAGTGAACATGCTGGTTTTACAACAGGAACGCCATGGATTGCCGTTAATCCAAATTACAAAGAAGTGAATGTAGAACAAGCAGTGGCTGATCCGGATTCGATTTTCCATTACTACAAACAGCTAATCAAATTAAGAAAAGAGAATGATGTCATTGTGTATGGGACATATGATGTTCTTCTTGATGATCATGAACAAATCTATGCCTATACGAGAACACTGAAGAAAGAAAAGCTACTGGTTATCCTGAATTTTTCTGATCATCGACCAGTGTTTAGACTTCCAGAGGATATGATTTGTCGTGATGTAGAAGTATTAATTAGCAATTACGAGCAGCCAGAGGAACCGGATGTTTCTTCGATCAAGCTTCGTCCATACGAAGCAGTCGTTTATAAATACAGATAA
- a CDS encoding acyl-CoA dehydrogenase family protein has translation MGYHEQYFLKTNRHKELYSMVSKLADSFQERSEQYDREGSFPYENIEELKKSGYTKLSVPKELGGEGISLYELVLLQERLAQGDASTALSIGWHLGIVMDTAEKKLWKNGAFEKIAKDIVHHGALLNSAVSEAATGSPTRGGRPQTLAVQEEEHWVLNGRKTFTTMSPVLDYFIVVAAVEKNGEIAQFIVPRETKGLEIVETWDTMAMRGTGSHDILLQDVRVPYDALVQVLDQESKKKATGWLLHIPACYMGIALAARNYAVTYANNYKPNSIKGPISELPNIRQLIGEMELKLMSARTFLYSVAERWDQDVEHRYELHAELAAVKQVVTNTAMEIVDKAMRIVGAQSLYHKNPLQRYYRDVRAGLHNPPMDDAVISLLAQRASNEK, from the coding sequence ATGGGTTATCATGAGCAATATTTTCTAAAAACAAACCGTCACAAAGAGCTCTATAGCATGGTTAGTAAGCTAGCTGATTCCTTTCAAGAACGCTCAGAACAATATGACCGGGAGGGGAGCTTCCCCTATGAAAATATCGAGGAGTTAAAGAAAAGTGGCTACACGAAGCTTTCTGTTCCAAAGGAATTGGGAGGAGAAGGAATTTCACTTTATGAACTTGTTCTCCTACAGGAAAGACTCGCCCAGGGAGATGCCTCGACTGCTCTTTCTATCGGCTGGCATTTAGGAATTGTCATGGATACTGCCGAAAAGAAGTTATGGAAAAATGGCGCTTTTGAGAAAATCGCAAAAGACATCGTACATCATGGAGCGTTATTAAACAGTGCGGTTTCCGAGGCAGCAACAGGGAGTCCAACAAGAGGAGGCAGACCGCAAACTCTTGCCGTACAAGAAGAAGAGCATTGGGTATTGAACGGTCGAAAAACGTTTACAACGATGTCTCCTGTACTCGATTATTTTATTGTCGTTGCAGCGGTGGAGAAAAATGGCGAAATTGCTCAGTTTATTGTTCCACGTGAAACAAAAGGGTTGGAAATCGTCGAAACATGGGACACCATGGCGATGCGTGGAACAGGAAGTCATGACATTCTTTTACAAGATGTGAGAGTTCCTTACGATGCACTTGTACAAGTTCTTGATCAGGAATCAAAGAAGAAGGCAACTGGTTGGCTTTTGCATATACCAGCTTGTTATATGGGAATTGCCTTGGCAGCAAGAAATTATGCGGTGACATATGCAAACAATTACAAACCAAACTCTATCAAAGGTCCCATCAGTGAGCTTCCTAATATTCGTCAGCTTATCGGGGAAATGGAGCTTAAGTTAATGAGTGCAAGAACCTTTCTTTATTCTGTAGCGGAAAGATGGGATCAAGATGTTGAACATCGCTATGAACTACATGCGGAGCTTGCAGCGGTGAAACAAGTGGTCACCAATACAGCCATGGAGATTGTTGATAAAGCTATGCGCATCGTAGGAGCGCAAAGTCTGTATCATAAAAATCCACTGCAAAGATATTACCGAGATGTTCGAGCCGGCCTTCATAATCCGCCAATGGATGATGCGGTTATCTCCCTGCTTGCACAAAGAGCGAGTAATGAGAAATAG
- the rluF gene encoding 23S rRNA pseudouridine(2604) synthase RluF: protein MRLNKFISESGFTSRRGADKLISEGKVTINGRVAELGSQVEAGDDVRVNGKSIVVARNYVYIALNKPVGITSTTERHIKGNIIDLVNHPLRIFHIGRLDKDSDGLILLTNDGDIVNEILRAENRHEKEYIVTVDRPITKEFVTKMSSGVEILDTKTLPCKVEQLSKYVFKIILTQGLNRQIRRMCSSLGYGVVRLQRTRIMNIHLGNLPIGQWRDLTKEEKRELFKELNYEPKQ from the coding sequence ATGAGATTAAATAAATTTATTAGCGAATCGGGCTTTACTTCCAGACGCGGAGCAGACAAGCTCATTAGTGAAGGAAAAGTGACGATTAATGGGCGTGTCGCTGAGCTTGGGAGTCAGGTGGAAGCGGGAGACGATGTGAGGGTGAACGGCAAATCCATCGTGGTAGCGAGAAACTATGTATATATTGCGCTTAATAAACCCGTCGGAATTACGAGTACAACCGAGCGTCATATTAAAGGGAATATTATCGATCTCGTAAACCATCCACTAAGGATATTCCATATTGGAAGGCTCGATAAAGACTCCGATGGTTTAATCCTGCTAACAAATGACGGAGACATCGTCAACGAAATTCTTCGAGCAGAAAACAGACATGAGAAGGAGTACATCGTGACTGTAGACAGACCTATCACAAAAGAGTTTGTCACAAAAATGTCTTCGGGCGTGGAAATTCTTGATACAAAAACCCTTCCTTGTAAAGTGGAGCAACTATCAAAATACGTGTTTAAAATTATTTTAACACAAGGCTTAAACCGACAAATTCGCCGCATGTGTTCAAGCTTAGGGTACGGAGTCGTTCGCCTCCAACGCACAAGAATTATGAACATCCATCTTGGCAACCTCCCCATTGGTCAGTGGAGGGATTTAACAAAAGAAGAAAAAAGGGAACTGTTTAAAGAACTGAATTACGAACCGAAACAGTAA
- a CDS encoding UDP-glucose dehydrogenase family protein has protein sequence MRIAVIGTGYVGLSTGVCLAEIGHHVTCIDTSEEKINLLRGGISPIYEPGMEELITKNMDDKRLQFTTSHQEGLEKAEVIIVAVGTPQKTSGEADLTYLFQAIHDAAPYLKEDAIIVIKSTVPVGTNEKVKEWLEGASQKKISPSVVSNPEFLRQGSAVSDTLYPDRIVVGCENKEAAAVIEKMYAPLNAPIVTTDARSAEMIKYASNAFLATKISFINNIGNLCEAVGANVEAVSKGMGLDQRIGAAFLQSGIGYGGSCFPKDVSALLAIAKENHVPFTMIEETMMINNRQKQLLVNKALNRFGNLKHKKIAVLGFAFKPDTDDMREAPSITIIHSLLKEGASVIGYDPVATRNAKTIFGEQIVYAASVEEALKEADAVFIVTEWKEIKQLVLSEVISHMKEPIVFDGRNSFSEEAVLDCKEIEYYPIGKPAIIMRKS, from the coding sequence ATGAGAATTGCTGTAATTGGAACGGGTTATGTGGGACTATCTACAGGTGTTTGTTTAGCAGAAATCGGACATCATGTTACATGCATTGATACTAGTGAAGAAAAGATAAACCTTCTTCGTGGAGGAATATCTCCCATCTATGAACCAGGAATGGAAGAATTGATTACGAAAAATATGGATGACAAACGATTACAGTTCACAACGTCGCATCAAGAAGGGTTGGAGAAGGCAGAAGTCATAATCGTTGCTGTTGGTACTCCACAGAAAACTAGCGGGGAAGCAGACTTAACGTATCTATTTCAGGCGATCCACGATGCTGCTCCATATTTAAAAGAAGACGCGATTATTGTGATAAAGAGTACCGTACCCGTTGGTACAAATGAAAAGGTGAAAGAATGGCTGGAGGGAGCTAGTCAAAAGAAAATCTCACCTTCAGTTGTATCCAATCCGGAATTTTTGCGACAAGGATCAGCGGTGTCAGATACATTATATCCTGACCGCATTGTGGTTGGGTGTGAGAACAAGGAGGCAGCTGCAGTGATCGAAAAGATGTATGCTCCTCTAAACGCTCCAATTGTCACGACAGATGCAAGAAGTGCGGAAATGATTAAGTATGCATCGAATGCCTTTTTAGCAACAAAAATTAGCTTTATTAATAATATAGGAAACCTTTGTGAGGCAGTAGGTGCAAACGTAGAAGCTGTATCTAAAGGGATGGGGCTAGATCAACGGATAGGGGCAGCTTTTTTACAAAGTGGAATCGGTTATGGCGGGTCCTGTTTTCCTAAGGATGTTAGTGCACTTTTAGCCATTGCGAAAGAAAATCATGTGCCTTTTACAATGATTGAAGAAACCATGATGATTAACAACCGACAGAAGCAGCTTCTTGTGAATAAGGCTCTGAATCGTTTTGGAAATCTGAAGCATAAGAAAATAGCTGTATTAGGCTTTGCTTTTAAACCGGACACAGATGATATGAGAGAAGCACCTTCGATTACGATTATCCATTCTTTGCTGAAAGAAGGAGCAAGCGTAATTGGATACGACCCAGTGGCAACTCGTAATGCGAAAACGATCTTCGGAGAACAAATCGTGTATGCTGCTTCGGTGGAAGAGGCATTAAAAGAGGCAGATGCTGTCTTTATCGTTACGGAGTGGAAGGAAATCAAACAGCTCGTATTATCAGAAGTTATTTCTCATATGAAAGAGCCAATCGTATTTGATGGAAGAAACAGTTTCTCTGAAGAGGCTGTTCTGGACTGTAAGGAAATTGAGTATTATCCGATCGGAAAGCCAGCAATCATCATGAGAAAAAGCTGA
- the galU gene encoding UTP--glucose-1-phosphate uridylyltransferase GalU → MKVRKAIIPAAGLGTRFLPATKAQPKEMLPIVDKPTIQYIVEEAVAAGIKEIVIIIGRGKRSIEDHFDKSYELEDTLTRKNQVELLEEIRKLSSLVSIYYVRQKEPLGLGHAILCAKSFIGNEPFAVMLGDDIVESEVPCLKQLMNAFEYCNSSVVAVQTVSDDEVSKYGIVKPKGAIGIPNLFSLESLVEKPRKEDAPSNYAIIGRYVFRPEIFEKLESLPIVPNVELQLTDAINELNKEQAVFAYSFEGTRYDIGDKLGFVKATLDFALRREDMREVVLEYIKDIYENIDFQQRENDGI, encoded by the coding sequence ATGAAGGTACGAAAGGCAATTATCCCTGCTGCAGGATTGGGAACAAGATTCTTGCCAGCAACCAAGGCACAGCCAAAAGAAATGTTGCCCATCGTCGATAAACCGACGATTCAATATATAGTCGAAGAGGCAGTAGCAGCTGGAATTAAAGAAATTGTCATTATTATCGGACGAGGCAAACGTTCGATTGAAGATCATTTTGATAAATCCTATGAGCTTGAAGACACATTAACACGAAAGAATCAGGTAGAGCTTCTAGAAGAAATTCGCAAGTTATCAAGTTTAGTATCCATCTATTATGTAAGGCAAAAGGAACCGCTTGGATTGGGGCACGCGATTCTATGTGCGAAAAGCTTTATCGGTAATGAGCCGTTTGCCGTTATGCTGGGTGATGACATTGTGGAATCAGAAGTACCTTGCTTAAAGCAGCTAATGAATGCTTTCGAATACTGTAATAGCTCGGTTGTGGCCGTTCAAACGGTAAGCGACGATGAGGTGAGCAAGTACGGAATTGTGAAACCAAAAGGAGCCATCGGAATTCCTAATCTATTTTCACTTGAATCATTAGTCGAAAAGCCAAGGAAAGAGGATGCTCCCTCAAACTATGCGATTATCGGGAGATACGTGTTTAGACCAGAAATTTTTGAAAAGCTTGAGTCATTACCGATCGTTCCTAATGTCGAATTGCAGTTAACTGACGCAATTAATGAACTGAATAAAGAGCAAGCAGTTTTTGCTTACTCATTTGAGGGTACACGTTACGATATTGGAGACAAACTCGGGTTTGTGAAAGCAACACTCGATTTTGCGCTAAGAAGGGAAGACATGAGGGAAGTGGTTCTAGAGTATATAAAAGACATCTATGAGAATATCGATTTTCAACAACGAGAGAATGATGGAATATGA
- a CDS encoding HipA family kinase, with protein sequence MIKPVSYVKKLEGKSNTHLIKFDDGHEYAVKYFIQRFEKSLPNEWVAYCLARYLQLPIPYAQIVEIPTEFSSQIPDFIESASQYQFASRYIPDCYNGHEVSQIRKIVNEQQLASIILFDYWLSNRDRTKKNILLKEAGNETYHLWIIDHAECFGSYNWKGEQVEDLPVKILKSATHRLMAQFVKDESDFYEAMKVIQTIPNFLIEEILSIIPDDWQVSAEEKKILSQYLIRRRKKMLPRSLKKFMDREYLPYQSPEKNRGEGEG encoded by the coding sequence ATGATTAAGCCAGTTTCATATGTAAAGAAGTTAGAAGGGAAATCAAACACTCACTTAATCAAGTTTGACGATGGACATGAATATGCAGTGAAGTATTTTATACAGAGGTTCGAAAAATCATTGCCAAACGAATGGGTAGCATACTGCTTAGCCAGATACTTACAGTTACCAATTCCCTATGCTCAAATTGTAGAAATACCAACTGAATTCTCCTCTCAAATTCCTGATTTTATTGAAAGTGCCAGTCAATATCAGTTTGCTTCACGATATATTCCCGATTGCTACAATGGACATGAAGTCTCTCAAATTAGGAAAATCGTAAACGAGCAACAACTAGCTTCGATTATTTTATTTGATTATTGGTTATCAAACCGCGACCGAACGAAGAAAAATATCTTACTAAAAGAAGCGGGCAATGAGACATATCATCTATGGATCATTGACCATGCGGAATGCTTTGGTTCCTATAACTGGAAAGGAGAACAGGTAGAAGATCTTCCTGTGAAAATATTAAAAAGTGCCACTCACCGGTTAATGGCCCAATTTGTAAAAGATGAATCGGACTTTTATGAAGCAATGAAAGTGATTCAAACCATTCCTAACTTTCTAATTGAGGAAATTCTCAGCATAATTCCGGATGATTGGCAAGTGAGCGCGGAGGAGAAAAAAATACTTTCTCAGTATTTAATAAGACGCCGTAAAAAGATGCTTCCACGTAGTTTGAAGAAATTCATGGATAGGGAGTACCTCCCGTATCAGTCGCCAGAGAAGAACAGAGGGGAGGGTGAAGGATGA
- a CDS encoding glycosyltransferase family 4 protein, which produces MKILVIWRLLTVGGVNAGWRNRAIYFKKYGIKTEFLYKTDHGGMHIMEDIAPVYLTKDKNEIVKIIQDNQYDAIIVVDTKDAFKWLQMANYNGPVIVEARTPELIKITPHLQNFQGIQPVAIIVPSHYQKRLVSILIEGIPIEVIYNGIDPAYYYALNEEEIDYDLEPILPKNKKVIGWIGRLDKRKNWPMLMEIAKRVKQDRNDMEFWVTGGAQSVQREEFAAKWEEEGLTDIIKWFPVIPYQQMPHVYAKIRQSGGCTIATTKTESFGNTFVESMLCGVPVVASRMMPVTEIVKDGETGKLFHGMNIDEAIKKLYFIIDQPEVQKEMSEAAILHTLENFHIHRVAEKYVQFLLAIMQKETGKDGVVKVDD; this is translated from the coding sequence ATGAAAATACTAGTAATCTGGCGTCTACTCACGGTTGGAGGGGTGAATGCTGGGTGGCGTAATCGGGCGATATATTTTAAAAAATATGGCATAAAAACAGAGTTTCTGTATAAGACAGATCACGGTGGTATGCATATTATGGAAGATATCGCTCCCGTTTACTTGACGAAGGACAAAAACGAAATAGTGAAAATCATACAAGATAATCAATATGACGCAATAATTGTTGTTGATACAAAGGATGCCTTTAAGTGGCTGCAAATGGCCAATTACAACGGACCTGTAATAGTCGAAGCACGTACTCCAGAACTTATAAAAATCACTCCTCATCTCCAGAACTTTCAGGGTATTCAACCGGTAGCCATCATTGTTCCCTCCCATTATCAAAAAAGGCTTGTATCCATCCTTATTGAAGGAATTCCAATCGAGGTGATTTATAACGGAATCGACCCAGCTTATTATTATGCACTTAATGAAGAAGAAATCGATTATGATTTGGAGCCCATCCTTCCAAAGAATAAAAAGGTTATCGGTTGGATTGGACGATTAGATAAAAGGAAGAACTGGCCAATGCTTATGGAAATCGCTAAAAGAGTTAAACAGGATCGAAATGATATGGAATTTTGGGTCACAGGTGGAGCACAAAGTGTGCAGAGAGAAGAGTTTGCTGCAAAGTGGGAAGAAGAAGGATTAACTGACATCATCAAGTGGTTTCCGGTGATTCCTTACCAGCAAATGCCACATGTGTATGCAAAGATTCGTCAATCTGGTGGCTGTACCATCGCGACTACAAAGACGGAGTCATTTGGGAACACATTTGTGGAATCTATGCTTTGTGGAGTTCCAGTAGTTGCCTCTCGAATGATGCCCGTCACAGAGATTGTGAAAGATGGGGAAACAGGGAAACTATTTCACGGAATGAATATAGATGAGGCAATCAAGAAGCTATATTTCATTATCGATCAGCCTGAGGTACAGAAAGAGATGTCCGAGGCGGCGATTTTGCACACTCTTGAGAACTTTCATATTCATCGGGTGGCCGAGAAATATGTCCAGTTTTTACTAGCAATTATGCAAAAAGAAACAGGTAAAGATGGTGTGGTGAAGGTGGATGATTAA
- a CDS encoding YiaA/YiaB family inner membrane protein, protein MKYRRRNTTAFTVLAYFTFFAGVFLFSIGLYNADSLELNEKGYYIAVMILVAVGAILTQKVTRDNAEDNEILAEQERQRSHSNSIE, encoded by the coding sequence ATGAAGTACAGACGTAGAAATACCACGGCCTTCACCGTACTAGCTTATTTTACTTTCTTTGCAGGGGTATTCCTTTTTAGTATCGGTCTTTATAACGCTGATAGTCTTGAACTAAATGAAAAAGGGTATTATATCGCTGTCATGATCTTAGTTGCTGTAGGGGCGATCCTGACGCAAAAAGTAACAAGAGACAATGCAGAGGATAACGAAATTCTCGCTGAACAAGAGCGTCAGCGTTCACATTCGAATAGTATTGAGTAA
- a CDS encoding glycine betaine ABC transporter substrate-binding protein — MKKLKVSLLLLLTFILLVGCSSGASTSGETGEDSKNVTINFGVTPWTSTIPPTKVAKLLLEDMGYTVKETSADAGGVYTGLSKGDLDIFMDAWLPDMHANYMEKYVDSLDDTAVSYADGELGWVIPTYVEGIESVEDIKGKEDLFGGKVYGIEEGAGMTVTSHKMIEELGLDLEYVASSEGGMLAQAQRLMAKEEPVLFLGWRPHPMFANYDLKVLPSPEGYFDTSEVHVITNNELKDKAPEAYELLSNWSMDVSDIEKMIVEIEDNNRDAEEVAQEWIDNHPDEVKAIKGE, encoded by the coding sequence TTGAAAAAACTAAAGGTAAGCTTATTATTACTACTAACCTTCATTTTACTTGTAGGTTGTAGCAGTGGAGCAAGTACTTCTGGGGAAACTGGAGAAGACAGCAAAAATGTCACCATTAACTTTGGAGTAACACCGTGGACGAGTACAATCCCACCTACAAAGGTTGCCAAGCTTCTTCTTGAAGACATGGGTTATACAGTAAAAGAAACAAGTGCTGATGCTGGTGGAGTGTACACGGGCCTTTCAAAAGGAGATCTTGATATATTTATGGATGCATGGCTACCAGATATGCACGCCAATTATATGGAGAAATATGTAGATAGTCTTGATGATACAGCGGTAAGTTATGCAGATGGTGAGCTTGGATGGGTCATTCCAACGTATGTAGAAGGAATTGAGTCGGTTGAAGATATAAAGGGCAAAGAAGATTTATTTGGGGGCAAGGTTTATGGAATTGAAGAAGGAGCAGGGATGACGGTTACTTCTCATAAAATGATTGAAGAGCTTGGGTTGGATCTTGAATATGTAGCTTCCAGTGAAGGTGGTATGCTTGCACAAGCGCAGCGTCTAATGGCGAAAGAAGAGCCCGTGCTTTTCCTTGGCTGGAGACCACATCCAATGTTTGCTAACTATGATTTAAAGGTACTTCCAAGTCCAGAAGGATACTTTGACACATCAGAAGTTCATGTTATTACAAACAATGAGTTAAAAGATAAAGCACCAGAAGCATATGAATTATTAAGCAACTGGAGCATGGATGTATCAGATATTGAAAAGATGATTGTTGAAATTGAAGATAATAATCGCGATGCGGAAGAAGTGGCACAGGAATGGATTGATAATCATCCTGATGAAGTAAAAGCGATTAAGGGTGAGTAA
- a CDS encoding ABC transporter permease has protein sequence MNYFTLPLEDWTNDFVYDWLIPVMGGFFDSVSSIISFFINGVADLFLMIPAEIIALLFILLAWKLAGKGIAIFTLIGTLYLGSVNLWEDAMLTLAVVVVATVFSIIIGLPLGILTAKYAVLDKIVRPILDFMQTLPSFVYLIPAILLFGLGEVPAVISTFVFATPPAVRMTTLAIKQVPEDMVEAARAFGSTSWQMLVKVQLPVAIPTIMAGVNQTIMLALSMAVIASMIGAPGLGSTVLAGISSVNVGLGLVGGLGIVVLAIILDRITQGLGNKNKK, from the coding sequence ATGAACTATTTTACATTACCGTTAGAGGATTGGACAAATGACTTTGTTTACGACTGGTTAATCCCGGTCATGGGTGGCTTTTTTGACTCCGTCAGCTCCATTATCTCTTTTTTCATCAATGGCGTAGCTGATTTATTTCTCATGATTCCAGCTGAAATTATTGCTTTACTATTCATTTTATTAGCGTGGAAACTTGCTGGAAAAGGAATTGCTATTTTTACATTAATCGGTACTTTATATCTTGGTTCCGTTAATCTTTGGGAAGATGCGATGCTAACATTAGCCGTTGTTGTGGTAGCAACCGTCTTTTCAATCATCATAGGACTTCCATTAGGGATTTTAACTGCAAAATATGCAGTTTTAGATAAAATTGTTCGTCCAATATTGGACTTTATGCAAACTTTACCGAGCTTTGTGTATTTGATACCGGCTATTCTGTTATTTGGATTAGGTGAAGTTCCAGCTGTTATATCAACTTTTGTGTTTGCAACTCCGCCAGCGGTGCGAATGACAACCCTGGCCATTAAACAAGTGCCTGAAGATATGGTCGAAGCAGCAAGGGCTTTCGGATCCACTTCATGGCAAATGCTTGTGAAAGTACAATTACCCGTTGCGATCCCAACGATTATGGCAGGGGTAAATCAAACAATTATGTTGGCCCTATCAATGGCAGTTATTGCATCTATGATCGGCGCACCAGGACTTGGTTCAACCGTATTAGCTGGAATATCTAGCGTTAACGTTGGATTAGGTTTGGTTGGTGGATTAGGAATTGTTGTGTTAGCTATTATCCTAGACCGTATTACTCAAGGTTTAGGTAATAAAAATAAAAAATAG